A genomic window from Nosocomiicoccus massiliensis includes:
- a CDS encoding nucleotidyl transferase AbiEii/AbiGii toxin family protein, which translates to MNKDSITAKIRNKAMELKINYNLALNQFFFDEFLKLLSQSKYKDNFMLKGGILLTYKLGVQNRATQDIDFLAKGINIDSDNIKSILISIISEINQSDVWFEIDGHGERIRSDDEYGGHRFKLIGHLSNIRIPFAVDIATGDPVYPSPVDEEYQTILGDRYDLKCYPIESVLSEKLHTILTRAENNSRSKDYYDIYIIFSTQIEKINFEDLKRAVSLTLKYRKTNISKDRAIEIINLIKNNESIRDRWSRYQNKNPYAKGIDFAQVIATIYNLIEEVM; encoded by the coding sequence ATGAATAAAGATAGTATAACTGCAAAAATTAGAAATAAAGCTATGGAATTAAAGATTAACTATAATTTAGCGCTAAATCAATTTTTCTTTGATGAATTCCTAAAACTTTTGTCACAAAGTAAGTATAAAGATAATTTCATGCTTAAGGGAGGTATTCTACTGACATATAAGTTAGGAGTTCAAAATAGAGCTACTCAAGATATAGACTTTTTAGCAAAGGGAATTAACATCGACTCTGACAATATTAAATCTATTTTAATATCAATAATTTCAGAAATTAATCAATCAGACGTTTGGTTTGAAATTGACGGGCATGGTGAAAGAATACGCTCTGATGATGAATATGGTGGACATAGATTTAAATTAATTGGCCATCTATCAAACATAAGGATTCCTTTTGCTGTAGATATTGCAACAGGAGATCCAGTTTATCCTAGTCCAGTTGATGAGGAATATCAGACAATCTTAGGAGATAGATATGACCTTAAATGTTATCCAATTGAGTCTGTTTTGTCGGAAAAACTCCATACGATATTAACTAGAGCTGAAAATAATAGTAGGAGTAAGGACTATTATGATATTTATATAATTTTTAGCACACAAATAGAAAAAATAAATTTTGAAGATTTGAAAAGAGCTGTATCACTTACTTTGAAATATAGAAAAACAAATATTTCCAAAGATAGAGCTATTGAAATTATAAATCTTATAAAAAATAATGAATCAATTAGGGATAGATGGAGTAGATATCAGAATAAAAACCCATATGCTAAAGGAATAGATTTTGCTCAGGTTATTGCTACAATTTATAATTTAATTGAAGAGGTAATGTAA
- the rlmD gene encoding 23S rRNA (uracil(1939)-C(5))-methyltransferase RlmD, whose translation MSKSRTYDVTIKSFNKKGQGVTKYRRDDWEGKGKNLRLTIPRTIPGEVVRVEVPNAMNRKSAFTRPIEIIKKDENRIDAPCKYFDICGGCQWQHFDYNAQLKVKENAVKMYIENNGFDPSVIRPIIGAENMWRYRNKMEFTFGSNGELGLHEMDNFRNIIDLDSCLIAGEETEKVMNIVSEWAKQSGIKTYNKDTKEGILRYLMVRESQHTGEVMCAIFAADDPEAYEEEINQLLKTLVSEVENIESITWSKNTDLADMTQSERTVVLHGRDYIHDEMYGFNYRLWFDTFFQTNPRQAEKLVDLAIEFAKPTKDQSMIDLFCGVGTFSLPFATRVKRLAGIEIVETSIESAKQNAEENDIANTYFLAKDARRGIDEVLENWGRPDVIMLDPPRSGAGGKVMRRIGRLQTDRVVYVSCNPETFAKDITWLRDFGYELKIVQPVDLFPHTVHVELVALLSRVEK comes from the coding sequence ATGTCAAAGTCACGTACATATGATGTGACAATAAAAAGTTTTAATAAAAAAGGTCAAGGAGTTACGAAGTATCGTAGAGATGATTGGGAAGGTAAAGGTAAAAATTTACGTTTAACAATCCCTCGCACTATTCCGGGAGAAGTGGTTCGTGTTGAAGTGCCAAATGCTATGAACCGTAAAAGTGCATTTACGCGTCCAATTGAAATTATAAAAAAAGATGAAAACAGAATCGACGCACCGTGTAAATATTTTGATATTTGTGGTGGATGTCAGTGGCAACATTTTGATTATAATGCGCAACTAAAAGTAAAAGAAAATGCGGTTAAAATGTACATCGAAAACAATGGTTTCGACCCTTCAGTGATTCGTCCAATTATCGGTGCAGAAAATATGTGGCGTTATCGTAACAAAATGGAGTTTACGTTCGGTAGTAACGGTGAACTAGGTCTCCATGAAATGGATAACTTTAGAAATATTATTGACCTTGATTCATGTTTAATTGCTGGAGAAGAAACGGAAAAAGTCATGAATATCGTTTCAGAATGGGCAAAACAAAGTGGCATTAAAACATATAACAAAGATACAAAAGAAGGGATTTTACGTTACTTAATGGTGCGAGAGTCTCAACATACTGGAGAAGTGATGTGTGCGATATTTGCTGCAGATGATCCAGAAGCGTATGAAGAAGAAATTAATCAATTATTAAAAACGTTAGTATCTGAAGTCGAAAATATCGAAAGTATTACGTGGTCAAAAAACACAGATCTAGCAGATATGACGCAATCAGAACGTACTGTCGTTCTTCACGGTAGAGATTATATTCACGACGAAATGTATGGATTTAACTATCGTCTATGGTTTGACACGTTTTTCCAAACAAATCCAAGACAAGCTGAAAAATTAGTAGACCTCGCAATAGAATTTGCAAAACCGACGAAAGATCAGTCGATGATTGACTTATTCTGCGGAGTAGGAACATTCTCATTACCATTTGCAACGCGCGTCAAAAGACTCGCTGGTATTGAAATTGTCGAAACCTCAATAGAATCAGCAAAACAAAACGCTGAAGAAAATGATATAGCGAATACATATTTCCTCGCAAAGGACGCTAGACGCGGTATTGACGAAGTACTAGAAAACTGGGGCAGACCAGACGTCATCATGCTCGACCCACCACGATCTGGCGCAGGTGGAAAAGTAATGCGTAGAATCGGACGCCTTCAAACAGATAGAGTAGTATACGTTTCATGTAACCCAGAAACATTCGCAAAAGATATCACATGGCTCAGAGATTTTGGCTATGAACTAAAAATCGTACAACCTGTAGATCTATTTCCGCATACAGTGCATGTGGAGTTGGTGGCGCTGTTGTCAAGGGTGGAAAAGTAA
- a CDS encoding diacylglycerol kinase: MKTARIIYNPTAGREVFEQQLPQILERLERAGYIASAHRTTGIGDAIVAAKRACELEFDLVIAVGGDGTVNEVINGLLQHDTPPEFGIIPMGTVNDFTRALGIPSDIFEALDYIIEGEPFAIDLGLMNGKYFMNIGGGGKITEVSYEAPSRLKAVIGSLAYYVKGIELIPQITSFPIRIEHDDDVYTGRVMLFLIGLTNSIGGFEQLVPDAELDDGYFSVLILEEVNLAELAHVLTLAMRGEHLKHDKVKYFKSRELYVSSFEEVQLNLDGELGGVLPAHFKNLQQAIKVRIKKE, encoded by the coding sequence ATGAAAACAGCACGTATTATATATAATCCGACGGCAGGGCGAGAAGTGTTTGAGCAACAACTTCCTCAAATTCTCGAACGTTTAGAGCGTGCAGGGTACATTGCGAGTGCACATAGAACGACTGGTATTGGTGATGCGATTGTTGCTGCGAAACGTGCATGTGAACTCGAGTTTGATTTAGTCATTGCGGTTGGTGGAGACGGTACGGTAAATGAAGTCATTAACGGCCTACTTCAGCATGATACACCACCTGAGTTTGGGATTATCCCAATGGGGACAGTAAATGATTTTACACGAGCGCTAGGTATACCGAGTGATATTTTTGAAGCGCTCGACTATATTATTGAAGGTGAACCATTTGCGATAGACCTCGGTCTAATGAACGGTAAATACTTTATGAATATCGGTGGGGGCGGTAAGATTACAGAGGTGTCTTACGAAGCACCGAGTCGCTTAAAGGCAGTTATCGGATCTCTTGCATATTACGTAAAAGGAATTGAACTTATCCCGCAAATTACATCATTCCCAATACGAATTGAACACGATGATGATGTTTACACAGGACGTGTTATGTTGTTTTTAATCGGTTTAACAAACTCGATTGGCGGATTTGAACAACTCGTACCAGATGCTGAGTTAGACGACGGATATTTTTCGGTTTTAATATTAGAAGAGGTCAATTTAGCAGAGCTTGCACACGTTTTAACGCTTGCGATGCGTGGGGAGCATTTAAAGCACGATAAAGTAAAATACTTTAAATCAAGAGAGCTATATGTCTCGAGTTTCGAAGAAGTACAGTTAAATTTAGACGGAGAACTCGGTGGTGTGTTACCTGCACATTTTAAAAATTTACAACAAGCCATTAAAGTAAGAATTAAAAAAGAATAA
- the rlmD gene encoding 23S rRNA (uracil(1939)-C(5))-methyltransferase RlmD, translating into MDNTYKSKVSGYTHDGRGVVKENHLAFIDGAIRNETITYTLTQTGNKFSQGKVVDVLSRSENRVNPPCKYYDICGGCHVQHMNETEERDFKKEAVLNTLRRHIKDIEVNDTVELDELYYYRNKTVFAVREQRGKVVIGQFQKNGKDVVDIDHCMIQKRSHNEIIEVLRKLIVKYDISIYNEEKHTGFLRHLIIRSNHDDSEIQIVFVTNGKSYTFKPLVDELVQDARITSVIQNIHTERTNLVTSYNSVVRYGKSYIVDELLNKQFKVKDLSFYQVNHEITEKMYSEAIERAALTKTDVVIDAYSGIGTIGQLLADKVDEVIGVEIVESAVEDARDNAKLNDIKNATYINGKAEEKIKEIVNEKHIDVLFIDPPRKGCDRTFLDTVLQVEPERIVYISCNPATLGRDLKILSEKYTIGSVTPYNMFSKTYHVEALVPLTRKND; encoded by the coding sequence ATGGACAATACATATAAAAGTAAAGTGTCAGGATATACACATGACGGTAGAGGTGTTGTAAAAGAAAATCACCTCGCGTTTATAGATGGCGCTATAAGAAATGAAACAATTACATATACACTCACTCAGACTGGTAATAAGTTTAGTCAGGGGAAAGTAGTAGATGTTTTATCGAGAAGTGAAAATCGTGTAAATCCACCGTGTAAATATTATGACATCTGTGGTGGATGCCACGTTCAACATATGAATGAAACCGAGGAACGAGACTTTAAAAAAGAAGCGGTTTTAAATACGTTAAGACGTCATATTAAAGATATAGAAGTGAACGATACAGTTGAACTTGACGAACTATATTATTACCGAAATAAAACAGTGTTTGCAGTGAGAGAACAGCGTGGTAAAGTGGTCATCGGTCAATTTCAAAAAAATGGTAAAGACGTCGTCGATATCGATCATTGTATGATTCAAAAAAGAAGTCATAACGAGATCATCGAAGTGTTAAGAAAACTGATAGTAAAATACGACATTTCAATTTACAATGAAGAGAAACATACTGGGTTTTTAAGGCACTTAATCATCCGTTCTAATCACGATGACAGTGAAATACAAATCGTGTTTGTTACGAATGGTAAATCATATACATTTAAACCATTAGTCGATGAACTCGTTCAAGACGCTAGAATTACAAGTGTCATTCAAAACATTCACACTGAAAGAACAAATCTCGTCACGAGTTACAACTCAGTCGTACGATACGGTAAGTCATATATAGTGGATGAGTTATTAAATAAACAATTTAAAGTGAAAGACTTATCGTTTTATCAAGTAAATCATGAAATTACAGAAAAGATGTATAGTGAAGCAATCGAACGGGCTGCACTAACAAAAACAGACGTCGTCATCGATGCGTATTCAGGTATTGGTACGATCGGTCAATTATTAGCAGACAAAGTGGATGAAGTAATCGGTGTAGAAATCGTCGAAAGTGCAGTCGAGGATGCAAGAGACAATGCAAAGTTAAACGACATAAAAAATGCGACGTATATAAATGGTAAAGCTGAAGAGAAAATTAAAGAGATTGTAAACGAAAAACATATCGATGTACTATTTATAGATCCACCGAGGAAAGGGTGCGACCGTACATTTTTAGATACAGTTTTACAAGTGGAACCAGAGAGAATTGTGTATATCTCATGTAATCCAGCAACACTTGGAAGAGATTTAAAAATATTAAGTGAAAAATATACAATCGGTTCAGTCACGCCGTACAATATGTTTTCAAAGACGTATCATGTGGAGGCTCTAGTGCCACTGACAAGGAAAAATGATTAA
- the gatC gene encoding Asp-tRNA(Asn)/Glu-tRNA(Gln) amidotransferase subunit GatC yields MPTVSKEEVLKMADVAKVALTEDEATRYAESITDIVQRAEDLKNMDLSDVEPATHALEIYDVVREDDPNNQVSIEDALLNSESTEDGQFKVPKMIS; encoded by the coding sequence ATGCCAACAGTATCAAAAGAAGAAGTACTAAAGATGGCAGACGTTGCGAAAGTTGCATTAACTGAAGATGAAGCAACGCGTTATGCCGAGTCTATTACAGACATCGTACAACGTGCAGAGGATTTAAAAAACATGGACTTATCTGACGTTGAACCAGCAACACATGCGTTAGAGATTTATGACGTCGTACGTGAAGACGATCCAAACAATCAAGTGTCGATTGAAGACGCGTTATTAAACTCAGAATCAACAGAAGACGGACAATTTAAAGTACCAAAAATGATTTCCTAG
- a CDS encoding SHOCT domain-containing protein: protein MRMTQLSPNHQTSNHKQSKPTEDQLQNELYFHLAENMLMKLREEELISHEELNQISKLIRQKFNPLLGSLMCDKP from the coding sequence ATGCGAATGACACAACTCTCACCTAATCATCAAACATCAAATCATAAACAATCAAAACCAACTGAAGATCAACTTCAAAATGAACTTTATTTCCATCTTGCTGAAAATATGCTCATGAAACTACGTGAAGAGGAGCTTATTTCCCATGAAGAACTCAATCAAATAAGTAAATTAATTCGTCAAAAATTCAATCCCTTATTAGGCTCTTTAATGTGCGATAAACCTTGA
- the gatB gene encoding Asp-tRNA(Asn)/Glu-tRNA(Gln) amidotransferase subunit GatB: protein MHFETVIGLEVHVELNTKSKVFSGAPSHFGAEPNTNLSVMELAHPGALPVVNKTAIEYAMKAALALNMEIPSVTRFDRKHYFYPDNPSAYQITQDKEPIGQHGHIEIEVDGKKKKIGITRLHLEADAGKSVHKDDHSLVDLNRHGSALVEIVSEPDIRTPEEAYKYLEKLKSIIQYTGVSDVKMEEGSLRADANISIRPYGQDEFGTKTELKNLNSFNHVRKGLEFEEKRQQQVLMSGGEIKQETRRFDEKTGETILMRVKETADDYRYFRDPDLGPVRISDEWRESVKASIPVLPDELKTRYLEEYGLPEYDADILTLTKEHSDFFNEMVETHKADPKLASNWIMTSVNEYLNKQQVELHDTEITPKNLAEMIGLIEDGTISGKQAKKLFSELIKNGGEAKATAKKLGMEQISDPAVLGEMVEEVLNENPQSIADFKDGKDRAIGFLVGQIMKKSRGQANPQMVNKILLEEINKR from the coding sequence ATGCATTTTGAAACAGTAATCGGACTCGAAGTACACGTCGAGCTAAATACAAAATCAAAAGTATTCTCAGGTGCACCTTCACACTTTGGTGCAGAACCAAATACAAACCTTTCTGTTATGGAGCTTGCACATCCTGGTGCGTTACCAGTCGTTAACAAAACAGCAATCGAGTACGCAATGAAAGCAGCTCTTGCTTTAAATATGGAAATTCCATCTGTTACTCGATTTGACAGAAAGCATTACTTCTATCCAGATAACCCGAGTGCGTACCAAATTACGCAGGATAAAGAACCAATCGGTCAGCACGGACATATCGAAATTGAAGTGGATGGTAAAAAGAAAAAAATCGGTATCACGCGTCTACACTTAGAAGCGGATGCTGGTAAATCAGTCCATAAAGACGACCATTCACTCGTCGACTTAAACCGTCATGGTTCAGCACTTGTAGAAATCGTATCTGAACCAGATATTCGTACACCTGAAGAGGCATACAAATATTTAGAAAAACTAAAATCGATCATCCAATATACAGGTGTTTCTGACGTTAAAATGGAAGAAGGATCATTACGTGCGGATGCGAACATCTCAATTCGTCCATACGGACAAGATGAATTCGGTACGAAAACAGAGTTAAAGAACTTAAACTCATTTAACCACGTACGTAAAGGTTTAGAATTCGAAGAAAAACGCCAACAACAAGTCCTAATGTCAGGTGGAGAAATCAAACAAGAAACGAGACGTTTTGACGAAAAAACTGGCGAAACAATTTTAATGCGTGTTAAAGAAACAGCAGATGATTACCGTTACTTTAGAGATCCAGACCTTGGACCTGTAAGAATTAGTGACGAGTGGAGAGAATCTGTAAAAGCAAGTATTCCAGTACTCCCAGACGAGTTAAAAACACGCTACTTAGAAGAGTACGGTTTACCAGAATATGACGCAGATATTTTAACACTCACAAAAGAACACTCAGACTTCTTTAACGAGATGGTCGAAACACATAAAGCAGATCCAAAACTTGCATCAAACTGGATCATGACAAGTGTGAACGAGTACTTAAACAAACAACAAGTAGAACTTCACGACACAGAAATTACACCGAAAAACTTAGCTGAAATGATCGGACTTATTGAAGACGGTACAATTTCAGGTAAACAAGCGAAAAAATTATTCTCTGAATTAATTAAAAACGGTGGAGAAGCAAAAGCAACAGCTAAAAAGCTCGGTATGGAACAAATTTCAGACCCAGCAGTACTTGGTGAAATGGTCGAAGAAGTACTCAATGAGAACCCTCAATCAATCGCAGACTTTAAAGATGGTAAAGACCGTGCGATTGGATTCTTAGTAGGACAAATTATGAAAAAATCACGTGGACAAGCAAACCCACAAATGGTTAACAAGATTCTTTTAGAAGAAATTAATAAGAGATAA
- the gatA gene encoding Asp-tRNA(Asn)/Glu-tRNA(Gln) amidotransferase subunit GatA, translating to MTNIHHLTVEEIVSKIKQKELTPSEVVEGLYKHIEAHDNSVQSFIKLTKEDALKEAKHLDELQAKDEMTGELFGLPVGIKNNILTKGITTTAASKMLENFIPINDATVVKKLKDAETISLGKINLDEFAMGSTTETSYYKKTTNAWSTKLVPGGSSGGSAAAVAAGFVPAALGTDTGGSIRQPASFNGVVGMKPTYGRVSRFGGIAFGSSFDTIGPITKTVKDNAILLNVLSGLDEFDGTTADKEADFLTNIDNDIKGMKIAVVKELMTEDVNAEVRESIEKAVETFKSLGAEVEEVSIDHLDKVISIYEIVSSSEAFSNLARFDGIRYGYRAEAENLEDLYKKTRGEGFGDEVKRRIILGTYMLQAGHFEDYFEQAQKVRRLVMEEFAEVLSKFDLILTPTTAAPAHEFGKPDENVWMTDILTIPANLTGLPALSVPCGLTEDNRPIGLQIIGNHYEESKIYNAAYKFEQQFNLHDELKNLTLEVK from the coding sequence GTGACTAACATTCATCATTTAACGGTTGAAGAAATCGTATCAAAAATTAAGCAAAAAGAACTCACACCTTCAGAAGTCGTTGAAGGATTATATAAACATATTGAAGCGCATGATAATAGCGTTCAGTCATTCATCAAATTAACGAAAGAAGACGCATTAAAAGAAGCAAAGCATCTTGATGAATTGCAAGCAAAAGATGAAATGACAGGTGAACTATTTGGATTACCGGTCGGTATTAAAAATAACATTTTAACAAAAGGGATCACGACAACAGCAGCATCTAAAATGCTTGAAAACTTTATACCAATTAACGACGCGACGGTCGTTAAAAAGTTAAAAGACGCAGAAACAATTAGTCTCGGTAAAATTAACTTAGACGAGTTTGCGATGGGATCTACAACTGAAACGTCCTATTATAAAAAGACGACAAACGCTTGGAGCACAAAACTCGTTCCAGGTGGATCTTCAGGTGGCTCTGCAGCTGCAGTTGCGGCAGGATTTGTGCCAGCAGCGCTCGGAACTGATACTGGTGGATCAATTCGTCAACCTGCAAGCTTTAACGGTGTCGTTGGTATGAAACCAACGTATGGAAGAGTATCACGTTTTGGTGGCATTGCATTCGGTTCATCATTTGACACAATTGGCCCAATTACAAAGACGGTAAAAGATAATGCGATACTTTTAAACGTTTTAAGTGGACTCGATGAGTTTGACGGTACAACTGCGGACAAAGAAGCGGATTTCTTAACAAACATCGATAACGATATTAAGGGTATGAAAATCGCAGTCGTTAAAGAATTAATGACAGAAGATGTTAACGCTGAAGTACGTGAAAGCATTGAAAAAGCAGTTGAAACGTTTAAATCACTCGGTGCTGAAGTTGAAGAAGTCAGTATCGATCATTTAGACAAAGTCATTTCAATTTATGAAATCGTAAGTTCAAGTGAAGCATTTTCTAACTTAGCACGCTTTGACGGAATTCGTTACGGTTACCGTGCTGAAGCAGAAAACTTAGAAGACTTATATAAGAAAACACGTGGAGAAGGTTTCGGTGACGAAGTAAAACGCCGTATCATTTTAGGTACGTATATGTTACAAGCAGGTCATTTTGAAGATTACTTCGAACAAGCGCAAAAAGTACGCCGATTAGTAATGGAAGAATTTGCGGAAGTTTTATCGAAATTCGATCTCATATTAACACCAACAACAGCTGCACCAGCACATGAATTTGGTAAACCAGACGAGAATGTATGGATGACAGACATCTTAACAATCCCTGCAAACTTAACAGGATTACCAGCATTATCAGTACCGTGTGGCTTAACTGAAGATAATCGTCCAATCGGATTACAAATCATTGGAAATCACTACGAAGAAAGTAAGATTTACAATGCTGCGTATAAATTCGAACAACAATTTAATCTTCACGATGAATTAAAAAATCTCACATTGGAGGTTAAATAA
- a CDS encoding type IV toxin-antitoxin system AbiEi family antitoxin domain-containing protein, whose product MNKKKINNIIKKNNGIITASEATEKSIDSWYLTDMVRNGELERVARGVYLHPSYDNYDELYIFQLQHKVCIYSYQTALYLHGLTERLPFTNEVTVYQGYNTWRVKDMVIPHHVKKEWYEVGITEVKTEIGNIVSVYDMERTLCDIVRD is encoded by the coding sequence ATGAACAAGAAAAAAATAAATAATATTATTAAAAAAAATAATGGAATAATTACAGCATCAGAAGCTACAGAAAAAAGTATAGATTCTTGGTATCTTACAGATATGGTTCGAAATGGTGAACTTGAAAGAGTAGCAAGAGGTGTTTATCTTCATCCTTCCTATGATAATTATGATGAACTATATATTTTCCAACTTCAACATAAGGTATGCATTTATTCTTATCAAACCGCGCTTTATTTACATGGTCTGACGGAAAGACTACCTTTTACTAACGAGGTTACGGTATATCAGGGATATAATACTTGGAGAGTAAAAGATATGGTTATACCTCATCATGTAAAAAAAGAATGGTACGAAGTGGGAATTACTGAGGTTAAAACGGAGATAGGTAATATAGTTTCGGTATATGATATGGAAAGAACACTTTGTGATATTGTTAGAGATTGA